TGATATACCTTAAATCATGTGCTTGCATCATTGTCTTAAATATATTTTTAAAAAGATGGATAGGGGTAGGAATAACAGAACCGATATTTATTTCTTCTTTTACAAAACGAAAACCAAACGTAGGAAAACGAGGATTGGGAACATCAAAAATCCATATAGGAAAATTACTAAGCAGTCCGCCATCTAAAATATATGATTTATGATCATCTTTTGTTTTCCAAATAACCGGCCGGAAGAAAAAAGGCATAGAAGCACTCATCATAACGGCAGTTGATATTTTTAAATCATTTGGAGTCATATTATATCGTACTAAATCATCAGGCAATATGAGCATCTGCCCGTTTGAAATATCGGAGGCAATTATTTTTAATTTGTCTTCTGGAAGATCTGCAAAGGTGTGGACGCCTTTTTTTGCGAGCAGGGTATCCATCCAGTTTTCTAAATAGTCATTTTTATAAATTCCTAAGTGAAAGGTTAATTCTAAAAAGCTCCCTATAAGAGGAATGTGATGGAAGAAAGTTCTGCCCCGAAACTTCGAATAATCCATCTTTTTTAGCAATTCTTGCATTTCACAGCTTTTATAACCGCTAGCTAATAGGGCAGCAATGGCAGCTCCTGCTGATGTGCCAGCTAGCCGCTGCCAATCTATATTGCATTCTTCCATAGCGTGAATAGCCCCTGTAAAAGCAATTCCGCGAACCCCGCCGCCTTCGAATACTGCATCTGCTTTCAAAATAACCCACCTCACGATACCGGTTGAGTGTTTCCTTTCCTATATTCTGTTTTTGAAAGGAGATTCCTTTGTTCATTCTTTTTCTTAAAACTTTAGGAAATTTGTTAATCGATCAAAGTATAATAAAAACTACGGTGTTTCCGCCATTTCTACTGGGCGGTAAGCCAAGTTTTTCTAATCCAAACTGTTGATTGCTTTCATAAAATAGGAAGCCGGAAGCAATAAACCTATCGCAGCTTCAAGAAGAGAAAAGAACCTGGCGCTTCCAACAGGCACAAGGTCTCCATACCCAACCGATAAAATAGTAACACCACTGAAGTACAACAAATTAAGAAAAGAATCATCTGCAGGCTTTCCTGTAGGATCATTTACTTTTAAGACAACTGTTTCTAAAGATAATAAATAATAAAGGATCGCAAAACCAAAAGTGATACTAAAAAGCACAAAAAACAATTGACAAAAAAGAGCAGGCCTTACATAACTTTGTTTGTATGATTTGTTGGTGAAAAAATATATGAGATTTAAAAGAAGAAATAATATAGTTATTCCGATAAGTACAGCAGACAGAATAATAATCCTCCTTTCTATGGAATAATTTTCTGTTTACCCGATTTGCTGCAAAATAAAAAGTTTATTTTATCGTAAAATTCATTGACATGTAACCTGAAGGTTTCGTAAAATTAATGCGAAACCATATAGTTACATATAACCTGACAGGAGGAATTTGTTATGAGTAAACATACATCAGGGACTCCTGATATTTGTAAAACGACGGTATTTCATGCGGACATCGAAAAAGTATGGGAGGCAGCAGCAACACCAAAAGGTATAGAGGCTTGGTTTATGCCGAATAATTTCACCCCGCAAGCAGGGGAAGAATTTACGCTTCATACTCCTTTTGGACCTACGCCTTGTAAAGTTTTAGAGTTTGATGCCCCTTATAAGCTGGTTTTTGCGTGGGGAGAAGATGGTTGGATCGTTTCTTTTGAATTAAAAGATTTAGGAGATAAAACGGAATTTACTTTAGTTCATTCAGGATGGGGAGAGCCAGAAGATATAGTACCTGGTCCAGGACCGGATCAAACTAATGAAGAGATAAGAAATCGAATGAACAATGGCTGGGACTCTTTAGTACATGAAAAACTTCGAAAAGTAGTGGAAGAATAATGGGAGCTCAAGAGAAACCAGATATATTTCAAGCCATTGCGGATCCTTCGCGGCGAAAAATGCTTACGTTATTAGCAGAGCGTGAGATGCCGGTAACAAAGTTGAGTCAACATTTCCCAATGAGCCGTACTGCTGTTTCAAAACATTTGCGAATTCTATCCGATGCGAAGCTGGTCAGCATCGAGAAGTCCGGACGTGAAAAGCGTTACAAACTGCAGCCAAATTCTCTTATAGAACTGAAAGAATGGCTTTCCTTTTTTGAGCAGTTTTGGGATAACAAATTGGTTATGTTGAAGCATTACGTAGAAAACAATGATTCTAATAAAGACAAGGAATAGAGTAAATCTTCCATCTAAATGAATAAAGAAGGGATGCTCTTTTTCCTTTTATGAGTGGAAAAAATTGACAAAACACTCCGATTACCCTTATGGTAGTAGTTGATAGCTCATTGCTATCATCTGCTATCAAAATAATAGCAGATGATATTACAGGAGGCTGATTTGATGAATTCAGAAAGCGCAAAGGTCCAGCTCAATGTCCGTGTCCGTAAAGAAACGGCTCAGTTACTAGAGGAAGTTGTAGAATACTATCAGGAAAATACGAAATATGGAAAGGTACATAAGGGAGAAGTTTTAACAGATATCATCGAAAAATCTCATAAAATTATGGAAAAGCAAAAATTGATGACAAGACGGAAATACTAACAGCAGCGATATAGAAGCTGAATGAGGGAGGAATCAAGTTCCTATAGTTCCTCCCTTCCAGCGGGAAGATCATTTTAAAACCTTCTCTAAGGAAAGTTGTTCGTTTTATGCTAGAAGCAGGCGGAATCCGCCAAACACGGCTAATAATAAGATGATAATATTAAATTGTTTTTGAGGAATCAAAGGCAGGAATTTTATACCTAAATAGGTCCCCCCAAAGATAGCCGGGATAACCCAGGCGTTAAAAGATACTGTTTCCCATGTAATTAATCCTAAGCCAATATACATTGGCACTTTAATGAGATTAACAGAGAGGAAAAACCATGCCCCTGTCCCGATAAATTCTTTTTTAGGAAGGGCGATTGCTAGTAAAAATATGGCCATGATCGGTCCGGCAGCATTACCAACCATTGTAGTGAAACCAGCTAACGTACCCATTATTCCTACAAACCATTTTGATTGAGGAATGGCATCAAGCCACTTTGAACCCCAGCGCTCTCTTAATATTTGAAGGGCTAACATTATTAATATGATTACCCCTAAAATGATCTCAATCGGCCTGCTTGACACAATAAAATATAATAAAATGAACCCGCTGAACAATCCTCCTAATACCCAGGGAAGTAAAGAAAACAAGGTTTTCCAATTAACACTTCGTCTATAATATGTAACAGCAACGATATCTGCTGT
This DNA window, taken from Alteribacillus bidgolensis, encodes the following:
- a CDS encoding patatin-like phospholipase family protein: MKADAVFEGGGVRGIAFTGAIHAMEECNIDWQRLAGTSAGAAIAALLASGYKSCEMQELLKKMDYSKFRGRTFFHHIPLIGSFLELTFHLGIYKNDYLENWMDTLLAKKGVHTFADLPEDKLKIIASDISNGQMLILPDDLVRYNMTPNDLKISTAVMMSASMPFFFRPVIWKTKDDHKSYILDGGLLSNFPIWIFDVPNPRFPTFGFRFVKEEINIGSVIPTPIHLFKNIFKTMMQAHDLRYINEETKERTIQIPTGNITSTDFDLTDEDITFLYQSGYVSAKKFLSNWDFEEHKKTRKHPSF
- a CDS encoding sulfite exporter TauE/SafE family protein, with amino-acid sequence MFDLTTLDIVLVVLCAILIGISKTGLPTLGILVVAVMASIFPARESIGIVLPMLITADIVAVTYYRRSVNWKTLFSLLPWVLGGLFSGFILLYFIVSSRPIEIILGVIILIMLALQILRERWGSKWLDAIPQSKWFVGIMGTLAGFTTMVGNAAGPIMAIFLLAIALPKKEFIGTGAWFFLSVNLIKVPMYIGLGLITWETVSFNAWVIPAIFGGTYLGIKFLPLIPQKQFNIIILLLAVFGGFRLLLA
- a CDS encoding SRPBCC family protein, with product MSKHTSGTPDICKTTVFHADIEKVWEAAATPKGIEAWFMPNNFTPQAGEEFTLHTPFGPTPCKVLEFDAPYKLVFAWGEDGWIVSFELKDLGDKTEFTLVHSGWGEPEDIVPGPGPDQTNEEIRNRMNNGWDSLVHEKLRKVVEE
- a CDS encoding ArsR/SmtB family transcription factor, giving the protein MGAQEKPDIFQAIADPSRRKMLTLLAEREMPVTKLSQHFPMSRTAVSKHLRILSDAKLVSIEKSGREKRYKLQPNSLIELKEWLSFFEQFWDNKLVMLKHYVENNDSNKDKE
- a CDS encoding potassium channel family protein — translated: MLFSITFGFAILYYLLSLETVVLKVNDPTGKPADDSFLNLLYFSGVTILSVGYGDLVPVGSARFFSLLEAAIGLLLPASYFMKAINSLD